The sequence below is a genomic window from Calditrichota bacterium.
ATTCCCATTTTAAAAGACGTGGTTGATAAGTACGACGGGACCCACAGCGCGGGATTTGCGACATTCTATCTGGCAAATTCCTATTATTATAAGCAAGATTATAAAAATGCACTGACCTATTTTAAAAAGTACCTCAAAGATTACGGCCATGACGACATCATGGCCAGCGCTTCCCTGGCAGGAATTGCCTCCTGTCTGGATGCTCAGGGGAACTACCTTGAGGCCGCCAAAAAATTTGAAGAAGCCGCCAAAAAATATTCAAAGGTATACAGCGCACCGGACAATCTTTTTAATGCCGCTTTGTGTTACCAAAAAGCGGGTAAAAAAGACGAAGCCAAACGTGTTCTTGAATTAATTAAGAAAAAATACCCAAAAGCCTACGTTTTAAATGATGTTGAATTGCTTCTGTCACAACTTTAGTTTTTACCTTTTAACTGCAGCCGAGACTTTTCTCGGCTTTTTTATTCCCCTTAGCACGGCGGGTTTCTAATGGTTCCAATTAAAATAGCCTTTTTATGGCATCAACATCAACCCTATTATAAACAACCTGATACGGATGTTTATACCCTGCCCTGGGTGCGGCTTCACGCTTTAAAAGATTACTTTGACATGGTTGAAATTCTTGATTCATTTCCAAAAATTCATCAAAACTTCAACCTGGTTCCTTCCCTTCTGTTACAGTTGGAGGATTATGTCCAAAATGAGGCTAAAGATGAAATCCTTCTGCGAACCGAAATCCCTGCTGAGGCTTTATCACCGGATGATAAATATTTTTTACTCAATTACTTTTTTATGGTGAATGCCGAGCATTTGATCCTGCCTTTTCCCGGTTACAAAAGACTTTGGAAGAAACGCGGAACCGACCTTTCCGAATCCGGATTACGGCAAGCCGTTCAATCATTTACAACGCAGGATTTTCTGGATTTGCAGATCTGGTACAATCTAAGCTGGACAGGGGAATCGCACAAAAAGCGTTCTCCTTTTAAGGAGCTCATCGAAAAGGACCACGATTTTACCGAAGAAGATAAGCACGTTCTTTTAAGCAGTCAAAAGGCCATTCTCAAGGAAATTATTCCAAAGCACCGGGAACTCTCTGAGAAGGGACAAATCGAGTTATCAACAACCCCTTTCTACCATCCCATTGTTCCACTTTTGTGCGATACCGAAAGTGCCAAAATGGCGATGCCCGGGGCAACACTCCCCTCCCCTGCCTTCAAACATCCCGAAGATGCCGGGGAGCATATTCGCCGGGGACTGGATTTTTTCCAAAAACGATTTGGGAGCAAGCCGGCCGGGATGTGGCCGTCCGAAGGAAGCGTGAGCGACGAGGCTGCCAGTCTTTTTGCCGAAAATGGCATTCGCTGGATTGCCACGGATGAGGAAATATTATTTAAATCCCTGCCCCTGAATAAATTACCTCTTAGAGATCGGACGAGCACACTTTATCAATCCTATCAGTTGGAAACGAAAAACGGCCCCATTCACATCTTTTTTCGCGATCATACGCTTTCCGATCTGATTGGATTTGTTTATCAAAAATGGCCTGCTGAGGAAGCGGCGACTGATTTTGTTTCAAGAATACTGGATATTCGATCTCAGATAAGCGCGCAATTCGGAGAAAAACGCCTTGAATCGTCGATTATTTCGATTATTCTGGACGGCGAAAATTGCTGGGAATTTTATCCCGAAAACGGGCGGCCGTTTTTGGAGGCCCTTTATTCCAGGCTGTCTGAAACCGGAGAAATCCAGTCAGTTACCCTTTCCGAATTTTTGGATCAATCATCACCCTCGCAGCAACTCACCAAAATTTTTGCGGGGTCGTGGATCAATCACAATTTTTCCGTCTGGATTGGGCATCCGGAGGAAAATAAGGCATGGGAATTTCTCAATCGCGCCCGGTCTGCACTGGAAGAGGCAAAGGCAAAGGGAATTTCTGCCGAAACCGGGGAGCTGGCATTCAGACAAATTATGATTGCAGAGGGATCGGACTGGTTCTGGTGGTTCGGGGATGATCATCACACGGAAAATGCGGCCGAATTTGATTCCCTGTTTCGGGGACATTTGATTAAACTCTACGAGCTGCTGCAAAGGGATGTTCCTCCTGAATTGTACGAACCGATTCATCAGGAAAAGGTCAAAAAACTGGCAATAAAGGATCCCCAGGGGTTTATTCACCCCGTTATCGATGGAACCTATTCCAATTATTTTGAATGGCTTGGCGCAGGGGTTTTTGAAGCGGTTCCGGCCGGCTCTTCCATGCACATGGTTTCGGCTCTGATTGCCCGGATTTTTTTCGGATTTGATCTTGAAAATCTGTTTATCCGCGTTGAACCCAGAACCAAACTTCTGCCCGATAAAATCCCGAATTATTCAATTATTTTTGATTTTCTAAAACCCCGGCGCCTTCGGGTGACATTCCCCGGAAAGGAATTGTTGAAAGGGAAATTTACTGCGACTATTCAGAAGCGGGTCGATTCGGCATGGGAAGAAACAGACTTTACGGCAAGAGGCGCATACAGGGATTTTATTGAAATCCAGATGCCCTTCAAGGCACTTGGGGTACATACGGGCGATGAAATCGGCTTTCAGGTGCGCATTCTCGAAAACAACGAACCGCTGGAAGAATGGCCGGAGAACGAATTGATTCTGGTTACAGTACCCGGCAAGGATTTTGAATCCGAAGACTGGCTGGTCTAAAACGCGTTGGTTTGATGAGAAATTGCCTTGATTTCAAAAAATTTCGGCCATATATTTAGAAGGTCTGTTTTGGGGTCGGATGGGTCCCTGGTGGGCCCCGCGGACTTCAAATCCGCAGCGTCCTGGCAGGTGTCAGGATGGGTGGGTTCGATTCCCACACGATCCCGCTAACTGTTTTTGCACAATTTTGCCCAATTGCGCTGTTTTATGTTCTTTTATTATGCATTTCCTATCTGTAATACCTGGCAGGTTTGCTCCGCATGTCCTGCCTTTTCTTTCTTTTCCGTCCCACCTCCCGCATACAAATTCCCCAGCTTCATCACGGCATTGATCCGGTGCTGATCACTCAAATGCGAATACCGCATC
It includes:
- a CDS encoding tyrosine-type recombinase/integrase translates to MGSTTHFRFHDLRHTFASQLVMAGEDLVTVQRLMGHKTIEMTMRYSHLSDQHRINAVMKLGNLYAGGGTEKKEKAGHAEQTCQVLQIGNA
- a CDS encoding tetratricopeptide repeat protein, yielding MKAKKRLTRREIKEDKLVTYTYMVTDFLNKNSKLVTGVIIGVLVVAALGYFLARSKTQANQMASAKLAEAMMYYESLNYDKAIPILKDVVDKYDGTHSAGFATFYLANSYYYKQDYKNALTYFKKYLKDYGHDDIMASASLAGIASCLDAQGNYLEAAKKFEEAAKKYSKVYSAPDNLFNAALCYQKAGKKDEAKRVLELIKKKYPKAYVLNDVELLLSQL
- a CDS encoding glycoside hydrolase is translated as MVPIKIAFLWHQHQPYYKQPDTDVYTLPWVRLHALKDYFDMVEILDSFPKIHQNFNLVPSLLLQLEDYVQNEAKDEILLRTEIPAEALSPDDKYFLLNYFFMVNAEHLILPFPGYKRLWKKRGTDLSESGLRQAVQSFTTQDFLDLQIWYNLSWTGESHKKRSPFKELIEKDHDFTEEDKHVLLSSQKAILKEIIPKHRELSEKGQIELSTTPFYHPIVPLLCDTESAKMAMPGATLPSPAFKHPEDAGEHIRRGLDFFQKRFGSKPAGMWPSEGSVSDEAASLFAENGIRWIATDEEILFKSLPLNKLPLRDRTSTLYQSYQLETKNGPIHIFFRDHTLSDLIGFVYQKWPAEEAATDFVSRILDIRSQISAQFGEKRLESSIISIILDGENCWEFYPENGRPFLEALYSRLSETGEIQSVTLSEFLDQSSPSQQLTKIFAGSWINHNFSVWIGHPEENKAWEFLNRARSALEEAKAKGISAETGELAFRQIMIAEGSDWFWWFGDDHHTENAAEFDSLFRGHLIKLYELLQRDVPPELYEPIHQEKVKKLAIKDPQGFIHPVIDGTYSNYFEWLGAGVFEAVPAGSSMHMVSALIARIFFGFDLENLFIRVEPRTKLLPDKIPNYSIIFDFLKPRRLRVTFPGKELLKGKFTATIQKRVDSAWEETDFTARGAYRDFIEIQMPFKALGVHTGDEIGFQVRILENNEPLEEWPENELILVTVPGKDFESEDWLV